ATGTGGCCGCAGAAACCAGCCGCGCCGTCGCCCTGCTGCGTTCGCTGGCTCCGCAGGCAGCAGACCTGGGCATCCGGATCGCGCTCGAAAATCACTGCGACGCCACCACCCCGGAATTACAGCAGGTCATCGAGCGGGTGGATTCTCCCTCAGTCGGGGCCTGCGTCGATCTGGGCAACTTCATGATCCATCTCGAAAATCCGGTGGCGGCGGTGAGGCAGCTCGCGCCGTACATCATCAACACCCATTTCAAGGATTACGACATGAAGATGGAGAACTGGGGCTTCAAATCGTATGGCGTGGCGCTGGGTGAAGGGGTGATCGATCTGAAGGCGGTGCTGGACATTCTGGTGAACGAGGCGCATCTCGACCGGATCACACTGGAGATCGTTTCCGAGCCGCAGGCCACCGAAGCTACGACCCTGGCGCTGGAGGAGGCCAATATTCGCCGCAGCTACCAGTTTGCCCGCGAGGTGCTCGGCATCGGCACCGCCTGAACCTTGCAGGGCTGCACACGTCCTGGGCAACCCATCAGGCGTGCATGCCCGGCGCGAGCGGCAATGTGGTTT
This portion of the Deinococcus rubellus genome encodes:
- a CDS encoding sugar phosphate isomerase/epimerase family protein encodes the protein MEKPDSPYPELKLGLFSYSYRMAFGSHDVKPSRPTNLFEYIEHAHQLGFDGIQIDLTHLTSHDPAYLAELRSAAAERNLYVEYGSAFVEADHTAQQLQIASLLGAPLMRTFMGFSRFERSTDVAAETSRAVALLRSLAPQAADLGIRIALENHCDATTPELQQVIERVDSPSVGACVDLGNFMIHLENPVAAVRQLAPYIINTHFKDYDMKMENWGFKSYGVALGEGVIDLKAVLDILVNEAHLDRITLEIVSEPQATEATTLALEEANIRRSYQFAREVLGIGTA